A genomic segment from Burkholderia plantarii encodes:
- a CDS encoding FadR/GntR family transcriptional regulator, translating to MPFQPIETKRLYSQIAAQITELIEAGEFIVGERLPAERDLSARLGVSRSSLREALIALEIEGMVEVRSGSGIFVRQRGASAAVTAAAAAAQPAAAAPAARMHAVSPFDVIRARAYLEPEIAVQAVRHASDAQIETVLGWLDKLRGSKVGDPQLNEYDRQFHLSLAEASGNSAYVVLLDQLWIHRTTPLYMTLEQHFLSAPWWAESMEEHEEIYAALNERDVRRISLAMGLHMQHAEQRLAGQFK from the coding sequence ATGCCCTTCCAGCCGATCGAAACGAAACGGCTCTACAGCCAGATCGCCGCGCAGATCACCGAACTGATCGAGGCGGGAGAATTCATCGTCGGCGAACGGCTGCCGGCCGAACGCGACCTCAGCGCGCGGCTCGGCGTGAGCCGCTCGTCGCTGCGCGAGGCGCTGATCGCGCTCGAGATCGAGGGCATGGTGGAAGTACGCAGCGGCTCGGGCATCTTCGTCCGGCAGCGCGGCGCTAGCGCGGCGGTCACTGCTGCCGCCGCGGCCGCGCAGCCGGCCGCCGCGGCGCCCGCGGCGCGCATGCATGCGGTGTCGCCGTTCGACGTGATCCGCGCGCGCGCCTATCTGGAACCCGAGATCGCCGTGCAGGCGGTGCGGCATGCGTCCGACGCGCAGATCGAGACCGTGCTCGGCTGGCTCGACAAGCTGCGCGGCAGCAAGGTGGGCGATCCGCAACTGAACGAATACGACCGGCAGTTCCATCTGAGCCTGGCCGAGGCGTCGGGCAACAGCGCCTACGTGGTGCTGCTCGACCAGCTCTGGATCCATCGCACGACGCCGCTCTACATGACGCTCGAACAGCACTTCCTCAGCGCGCCGTGGTGGGCCGAGTCGATGGAGGAACACGAGGAGATCTACGCGGCGCTCAACGAGCGCGACGTGCGCCGCATCAGCCTGGCGATGGGGCTGCACATGCAGCACGCCGAGCAGCGGCTCGCGGGGCAGTTCAAGTAA